A stretch of Edaphobacter lichenicola DNA encodes these proteins:
- a CDS encoding efflux RND transporter periplasmic adaptor subunit has product MTPYALPSRLRIAALASYLSLLVTACKQETPAAAPLLPVHTAVAQSISADTGTKYSANIVPYAQVDLSFKSNGYVERIHQVKNPSGGIRNVDQGDRIAQGTVLAVVSQQDYIDKLQQAEAQLARGQAEQEKAKLSFDRVSSLYSTQSATKPDYDSAKAQMDSTNASVSGAHAQVSEAKVALAYCSLRAPFNGWLIKRSIDLGSLVGPTTNGFTLADTSSVKAVFGVPDIFISRVRLGQHLVISTDALSHTVDGRVSAISPAADQKSRVFSVEVTIPNPKDELKSGMIASLSLDGGRLQQSALVVPLAAVIRDPAHSNGFAVMVADGSGDLVSARLQSVDLGDTSGNMIVVKGGLTSGERVITTGVTLIRNGDKVRVIP; this is encoded by the coding sequence ATGACTCCCTATGCCTTGCCGAGTCGCCTCAGAATTGCAGCTCTTGCGAGCTATCTCTCTCTCCTTGTCACCGCCTGCAAGCAGGAGACTCCCGCGGCAGCACCTCTGCTGCCCGTGCATACGGCAGTAGCGCAATCAATATCCGCCGACACCGGCACAAAATACTCCGCCAACATCGTTCCGTACGCACAGGTGGACCTGTCGTTCAAGTCGAATGGCTACGTCGAGCGCATCCATCAAGTTAAAAACCCAAGCGGCGGCATCAGAAATGTCGATCAGGGTGACCGCATCGCACAGGGAACAGTGCTTGCCGTGGTCAGCCAGCAGGACTACATCGATAAACTTCAGCAGGCCGAGGCTCAACTAGCGCGCGGCCAAGCTGAACAAGAAAAAGCCAAGCTCAGCTTCGATCGTGTCTCCTCCCTCTACTCGACGCAAAGCGCCACCAAGCCCGACTACGATTCCGCCAAAGCACAGATGGACAGCACCAATGCCTCGGTCTCCGGCGCGCACGCACAGGTTAGTGAAGCGAAGGTGGCTCTCGCCTATTGCTCCCTGCGAGCCCCTTTCAACGGCTGGCTGATAAAGCGCAGCATCGATCTCGGAAGCCTCGTCGGCCCAACCACCAATGGATTCACTCTGGCCGATACCAGCTCAGTGAAGGCAGTCTTCGGAGTACCCGATATCTTCATCAGCCGCGTCAGACTGGGCCAGCACCTGGTCATCTCCACCGACGCACTATCGCACACGGTAGATGGCCGCGTCAGTGCGATCTCTCCGGCTGCCGATCAGAAGAGCCGCGTATTCTCCGTCGAAGTCACAATCCCAAATCCGAAAGATGAATTGAAGTCTGGCATGATTGCCTCGCTCAGCCTCGATGGCGGGAGACTGCAACAGTCCGCCCTGGTAGTGCCGTTGGCCGCAGTCATCCGCGATCCCGCGCATTCAAATGGTTTCGCCGTCATGGTCGCAGACGGCAGTGGAGATCTCGTGTCGGCGCGCTTGCAATCGGTGGATCTCGGCGATACCTCTGGAAACATGATCGTCGTAAAGGGAGGACTCACCTCTGGAGAGAGAGTCATAACCACAGGCGTCACACTGATCAGGAACGGGGACAAGGTCCGCGTCATTCCGTAG
- a CDS encoding TolC family protein translates to MGQTTDQPQELALVDAIQIALGNNRPTQIARLDIAKSAWEVAEAKTHRFPEIKTELLASGNINSPSFTFQKGIFGTVDNQPVPSTDRKIPLSSGLTGYAIVTVAQPISQLYQIHLAVREKELSVDLAGEKYQQKRQTTVVDVKQGYYAIVQSESALESEQALIKEYEETDRVTTDYLNKESVLKSDSLQVKAQLAQARHQLITLRDDLQTQKEHFNDLLGRDLDTPFRTQPVPPASTDEMDLKAARKTALEQRPELKEAKINVEKAGYDRSLAKADFIPGIGAQLEYLTPINTQILPQNILSVGLKMTWEPYEWGRRKDNVKGKDIQVQQSQYQLDQTRSQVLLDVDNTFRKLAESRSMLEVAQAAREAAKEKLREVNDQFKQVAVLLRDVLKQEATVANADHEYEESLLAFWNAKAEFEKALGEE, encoded by the coding sequence AACAGGCCAACCCAGATTGCACGGTTGGACATTGCAAAGTCCGCATGGGAGGTTGCCGAGGCCAAGACTCATCGATTCCCCGAAATCAAAACGGAGCTACTTGCTTCAGGAAATATCAACTCTCCCAGCTTCACCTTTCAGAAAGGCATCTTCGGAACTGTAGATAATCAGCCGGTTCCATCGACAGACCGAAAGATTCCGCTCTCAAGCGGATTGACCGGCTACGCCATCGTAACGGTGGCTCAGCCAATCTCGCAGCTGTACCAGATACATCTCGCGGTTCGAGAGAAGGAACTCTCCGTCGATCTCGCAGGAGAGAAATACCAGCAGAAGAGGCAGACCACCGTGGTAGATGTAAAGCAGGGCTACTACGCTATCGTTCAATCCGAGAGCGCTCTCGAGTCGGAGCAGGCGTTGATAAAGGAATATGAGGAGACCGATCGCGTCACCACGGACTACCTGAATAAAGAGTCCGTCTTGAAATCCGACAGCCTGCAAGTCAAAGCGCAACTGGCCCAGGCAAGACACCAGCTCATCACGCTTCGCGACGATCTGCAGACCCAGAAAGAACACTTCAACGACCTTCTGGGGCGCGATCTCGATACGCCCTTTCGCACTCAGCCTGTCCCACCAGCCTCAACCGACGAGATGGATCTGAAAGCTGCCAGAAAGACAGCGCTCGAGCAGCGACCCGAGCTCAAAGAGGCAAAGATCAACGTCGAGAAGGCCGGCTACGACCGCAGCCTCGCAAAGGCCGACTTTATTCCAGGTATCGGCGCGCAACTCGAATACCTCACTCCGATCAACACACAGATTCTTCCACAAAACATTCTCTCTGTCGGTTTGAAGATGACTTGGGAGCCATACGAGTGGGGTCGGCGGAAAGACAATGTGAAGGGAAAGGACATCCAGGTGCAGCAGAGTCAATACCAACTGGACCAGACGCGCTCTCAAGTGCTACTGGATGTCGATAACACCTTTCGCAAACTGGCCGAGAGCCGTTCCATGCTGGAGGTTGCGCAGGCTGCCCGCGAGGCAGCGAAGGAGAAGTTGCGCGAAGTGAATGACCAATTCAAGCAGGTGGCCGTGCTGCTGCGCGATGTTTTGAAGCAGGAGGCCACAGTTGCAAACGCCGATCACGAATATGAAGAGAGCCTGTTGGCGTTCTGGAACGCAAAAGCAGAGTTCGAGAAAGCTCTGGGAGAAGAGTAA
- a CDS encoding efflux RND transporter permease subunit: protein MSHKSEAEYIAHTHNTARFFVENRQLSLVILIALCLWGWYGFQHMTKRKDPKIPVRVAVAYTQWPGATAQEVEQLVTRQVEQTMAQNSFLKPPSASDFSIRSFSFPNLSMVYVQLDDQVSDPKKQFTDMNLKLNALNSSLPQGAGPIQFNSDFGDTAALMLTVASPPANEVEVALRARSIRSAIVKTRAAEPRKSPQPRVTIVNAFPLSISASLMRDSFVSFIQSAVQTRMISDPRFFEGSGFIGVDVGTLLTDEELRKGGDQLVLEKLHRSEIHPDAWPAVFIRNPDDAETRLSAVAGDRYSYRELDDFTDLISRTLQGAHEVAKIERKGVLPEQIYLDYSQERLAQYGMTPSNLKDILGARNTTLPGGQLEVGPSSIQIDPSGKFTDPRQIGDVIVGSSSSAAQSPVYLRDLVNISRAYQSPARYLNYLTWADKQGQWHRSRAITIAVQVKDGEQIDAFGRSVSDKLAAVKQYLPEDLIFARTSDQPLQVEENISLFMDSLYEAVVLVVLVSWIGFWEWRSALLMAIAIPITLAMTFGALYLIGIDIQQVSVATLIIALGLLVDDPVIAGDSIKHALAEGHPSLIAAWLGPTKLATAIVYATVTNIVAYLPFLMITGSTGEFLFSLPIVMTVALVASRLVSMTFLPVLGYYLLRPEKSAEKSLEEQRKHGFFGAYARVAKYSIEHRWKFFFASLVFLAAGIFIFSRLSTSFFPEDVQYWSYIDVWLPNDANIGTTNATALKAEQIIREQAARFTKEHEHQLKQHDLLRYVTTFVGGGGPRFWFSASPQGQQLNYAQILIELRDKEMTPEFIRKLQPVLTSSIPGAHLDARQLLTNPMDYPIEIRVSSTADLSAQQEIEDSRKLQAFASKVEDILRSIPIAERTRNEWEQPNAQIALTIDPDRANLAGITNMDVANSSTAGISGTTVGVLQEGQKQIPIIARLRMNERAQLSDIQDLYIYGSQDNNKIQLAQISDINHDLVTGRIVRLEQFRTINVRSFPIAGHLSSEVLKVAMPKLRELEASLPPGYKIQIGGEYDKTKNGFRNLAMVMVISVALVFMALVFQFKNAIKPVLVLAAAPYGMIGAFAALWIMGEPFGFMAFLGVASLVGVIVSHSIVLFDFIEERRIAGDDFELALIDAGILRLRPVLITVFATVLALVPLAMHGGPLWKPLCYAQIGGLLVATVVTKLQVPVMYAIFVLDLKILKWDAGEKKSVAQTTSA from the coding sequence ATGAGCCACAAGTCTGAAGCCGAATACATCGCTCATACACACAATACGGCGCGCTTCTTCGTGGAGAACCGGCAACTCTCGCTGGTCATTCTTATCGCGCTCTGCTTGTGGGGCTGGTACGGCTTCCAGCACATGACCAAACGCAAAGACCCGAAGATTCCCGTGCGTGTAGCCGTCGCGTACACACAATGGCCCGGCGCAACCGCGCAGGAGGTCGAACAACTCGTCACCCGGCAGGTTGAGCAGACCATGGCGCAGAACTCCTTCCTCAAGCCGCCATCTGCCTCTGACTTCAGCATTCGCTCCTTCAGCTTTCCGAATCTCTCGATGGTCTACGTTCAACTCGACGACCAGGTGAGCGATCCCAAAAAGCAGTTCACCGACATGAATCTGAAGCTGAACGCGCTCAACAGCAGCTTGCCGCAGGGTGCAGGCCCCATTCAGTTCAACAGCGACTTCGGCGACACTGCAGCTCTAATGCTCACCGTGGCCAGCCCCCCGGCGAATGAGGTCGAGGTCGCGTTGCGGGCGAGATCCATTCGCAGCGCGATCGTGAAAACGCGTGCTGCTGAACCACGAAAGTCCCCGCAGCCGAGGGTGACCATCGTGAACGCATTCCCGCTCTCTATCTCCGCCTCCTTGATGCGCGACTCTTTTGTCTCGTTCATCCAGTCTGCTGTACAGACGAGAATGATCTCCGATCCTCGCTTCTTCGAAGGCAGCGGCTTTATCGGCGTTGATGTCGGCACTCTCCTGACTGACGAAGAACTACGCAAAGGCGGAGACCAATTGGTATTGGAGAAGCTGCACCGCTCCGAAATCCATCCCGATGCGTGGCCCGCTGTCTTCATCCGCAATCCCGACGACGCAGAGACGCGACTCTCAGCGGTGGCAGGCGACAGGTATTCGTATCGCGAGCTCGATGACTTCACCGACCTGATAAGCAGAACACTGCAGGGGGCCCACGAGGTGGCCAAGATCGAGCGCAAGGGTGTGCTGCCCGAACAGATCTATCTCGATTATTCGCAGGAGAGGCTAGCCCAATACGGCATGACTCCCTCCAACCTTAAGGACATATTGGGCGCTCGCAACACGACGCTGCCTGGTGGCCAGCTTGAGGTCGGCCCCTCCAGCATTCAAATCGATCCTTCAGGAAAGTTCACTGACCCGCGTCAAATCGGCGATGTTATCGTCGGATCTTCCTCATCCGCTGCGCAGAGCCCCGTCTACCTTCGCGATTTAGTGAATATCTCTCGCGCCTATCAGAGTCCCGCGCGCTATCTAAACTATCTCACTTGGGCGGACAAGCAAGGCCAGTGGCACCGCAGTCGAGCCATCACTATTGCGGTTCAGGTGAAAGACGGCGAACAGATCGACGCCTTTGGCCGCAGCGTGTCCGACAAGCTCGCCGCGGTAAAGCAATATCTTCCCGAAGATCTGATCTTCGCCCGCACGTCCGATCAGCCGTTGCAGGTAGAGGAAAACATTAGCCTCTTTATGGATTCGCTCTATGAGGCCGTCGTCCTTGTCGTTCTGGTGTCTTGGATTGGCTTCTGGGAGTGGCGCTCCGCGCTGCTGATGGCCATTGCCATTCCCATCACTCTGGCCATGACCTTTGGGGCTCTGTATCTCATCGGTATTGATATCCAGCAAGTTTCAGTAGCCACTCTCATCATCGCGCTTGGGCTATTGGTCGATGACCCTGTGATAGCTGGCGACTCCATTAAACACGCACTCGCCGAAGGCCATCCAAGCCTCATAGCTGCATGGCTTGGCCCTACCAAGCTTGCCACCGCAATCGTGTACGCAACCGTCACAAACATAGTGGCGTACCTGCCCTTCCTCATGATCACTGGCAGCACCGGTGAATTTCTCTTCAGCCTTCCCATCGTCATGACGGTCGCGCTGGTCGCATCGCGTCTCGTTTCGATGACGTTTCTTCCAGTGCTCGGGTATTACCTGCTGCGTCCGGAAAAGTCGGCCGAGAAATCTCTCGAGGAGCAGCGCAAGCACGGCTTCTTCGGCGCCTACGCGCGTGTCGCGAAATACTCCATCGAGCATCGTTGGAAGTTCTTCTTCGCCTCCCTCGTGTTCCTTGCCGCCGGGATCTTCATCTTTTCGAGGCTTAGTACTTCCTTTTTCCCAGAGGATGTGCAGTACTGGTCTTACATCGACGTCTGGTTGCCGAACGATGCGAACATCGGAACCACTAACGCGACCGCACTTAAGGCGGAGCAGATCATTCGCGAGCAAGCCGCACGCTTCACCAAAGAGCACGAGCATCAGTTGAAACAGCACGATCTGCTTCGTTATGTCACCACCTTCGTTGGCGGAGGAGGTCCTCGTTTCTGGTTTTCCGCCTCTCCACAAGGCCAGCAATTGAACTATGCACAGATCCTGATTGAACTCCGCGACAAAGAGATGACGCCGGAGTTCATCAGAAAGCTCCAGCCCGTACTCACCTCCTCCATTCCGGGAGCGCATCTGGATGCGCGTCAGTTGCTGACAAATCCCATGGACTATCCCATCGAAATTCGCGTCTCCAGTACCGCGGACCTGAGCGCGCAACAGGAGATCGAAGACAGTCGCAAGCTGCAGGCTTTCGCATCCAAAGTGGAAGACATCTTGCGTTCGATCCCAATTGCGGAGCGCACCCGCAACGAATGGGAACAGCCGAACGCGCAGATCGCCCTTACAATCGATCCGGACCGCGCCAACCTGGCCGGGATCACCAATATGGACGTAGCGAACTCTTCGACCGCAGGCATCAGCGGGACGACGGTCGGCGTCCTGCAGGAAGGCCAGAAACAGATCCCGATCATAGCTCGCCTGCGTATGAACGAGCGTGCACAGCTCTCGGACATTCAAGACCTCTACATCTATGGCTCGCAGGACAACAACAAGATTCAGCTCGCGCAGATTTCAGATATCAACCACGATCTGGTGACCGGCCGCATCGTCCGTCTCGAGCAGTTCCGCACCATCAATGTGCGCAGCTTTCCTATCGCGGGACATTTGAGCTCCGAAGTCTTGAAAGTCGCCATGCCAAAGTTGCGCGAGCTCGAAGCATCGCTACCGCCCGGCTACAAAATTCAGATTGGAGGCGAATACGACAAGACAAAGAACGGCTTCCGCAACCTCGCCATGGTCATGGTGATCTCAGTTGCGTTAGTCTTCATGGCCCTCGTGTTCCAATTCAAGAACGCCATCAAACCCGTGCTGGTCTTGGCCGCCGCGCCCTACGGCATGATCGGCGCCTTCGCCGCGCTATGGATCATGGGTGAACCCTTCGGGTTCATGGCATTCCTTGGCGTCGCCAGCCTCGTCGGCGTAATCGTCAGCCACTCCATCGTTCTCTTCGACTTCATTGAAGAGCGGCGCATTGCCGGAGACGACTTCGAGCTCGCTCTGATCGACGCAGGCATCCTCCGCCTTCGTCCCGTGCTGATCACCGTGTTCGCAACTGTGCTGGCACTCGTGCCCCTCGCGATGCACGGTGGCCCGCTTTGGAAGCCACTCTGCTACGCGCAGATAGGCGGGCTCCTGGTCGCAACCGTGGTTACCAAGCTTCAGGTGCCGGTAATGTATGCAATCTTTGTACTCGATCTCAAAATCTTAAAGTGGGATGCGGGCGAGAAAAAATCCGTCGCCCAAACTACTAGCGCCTGA